The genomic segment ACTGGGCAGTCAGCTAACATGGATAGAACATATTAAGAACCTAGTCGTATACTGTTCTCTCTGCCTTTAATTCTCACCTCCCGGAGGAAGTGTAGTCGTCATCGTGATGTACTGTCTTGTCcctctccaaagatctctgtctctggtcactTGTTGTAACTCAttcataggtcttttgcatatgtCTGTAATTTGATTGATCTATGTTTTAATGGAGATATTCCCCGTGATCTTCgatcttctacttttccttggataataagtctccATTTTTTCTGTGTCCACTCTCCAACattgtccaaagtattttaattgttgaagatGGAATTTGCTGAATAGCCGTGTGCTGACTTTTAGctgatttaaaattaaaatatttgtcctgtggtcgcTCCACAGAAGTCGTAATAAATCTTTTCCAACAAAACATGTtagtggcgtctatctttcttctttcggCTTGTCGTATGGTCCAGAATTCACATCtgtatgtcagtattgggaatattaaacAGTTGATTAGCCTCATTTTTAGCTCGTGAAGCGTAAGCTTGAGCtcgtgaaatttgagagtccttccatatattttggccatctttcgTAAGGCGACTTTTGCTAGATcatatctacgttttatttctttctgtagTGACCCTGTATTTGTGATTAATGGCTAACGTATTCTGTTGAtctaaaataaatctttttaaaatgCTATCTAACCGGTCCTGGGGAGCAGATACTGTAAAATTGCTGCATATATAATATTCATTAACCCGAAGTAAACTGATTGTCTTCCAACCTTAGTAACATAAACTACCCACTTCTTTACAAAACACACTCACCTACTCATTGctctaaagaattaaaatatcCACCCCTAAAGAACGTTTAACGAGATATGGTTTTGACCTGGAGCAACTGACATGTTCTTATCCTACATAACGAACACAATTGATAAATCACTTCGACCTATCCAAGGAGTACCATAAACTCGTAATGATTAACAACCTATGAGTATCAAGAACGGGTATCAGAATAAACTGGCTATAACAAGATTTTTAGGGGGCATATTAAAATTGAACATGCAGCGGCCTTTATACTGGAAAATCTGAATATGCAATTCGGATTCCCTAAATTTGCAGTATTTTTCTGGGAGAAACAATCGCTGTTTTAAAGGCATTAGATGTAAGTAAGAGTCATACAAGCTCATTGTTTCTTCTCGTTACTAACTCTTTATCTTTTTTTCATCTTATTCCTCTTGATGTGTccatccgttacgaatgttggcgatcatcatggcaatctttatcttatctggagcggcgcggaaaagctgcacagatgttgtattgaaccagattctaaggttctttaaccaagatgttcttcttcttcctggacctgttttccaaatatttttccttgcaggatggctttgAAAGAGAGCATCTGGATTCATTTTGCATAATATATccaaagaattgtaactttcgagatttaatggtaatcagtacctctcggttcttatttattcttgtgaggacctcctcatttgtgactcggtcagtccatgGGATCCTatgtattctccgatatagccacatctcaaatgcttccagttttctgcacatatcttccttcgaggtccacgattcaacaccataaaaaaggacagagaagacttAGCaccgcagcattcttacttttgtatcaagagagaggttgtgactcttaaagAAGACCCCCATCCAATTGAAGGTGGagtagcttttccgatgcgtccctatttctacaggggattggttgacgtttTCTTCATAGCGAaagataaatatatttattatatactatCCTGCAACAAATACAACTTGCACCTTACCATCTACAAAACAGACACGCAAACAGCAAATTTCTTTGGGTACTGTCACACACAAGTATGGCAAGAAATGAAAAAGTGAAGAAATTGGCAAAAAAAGTTGGTGAACAAACTTAAATGATAACAAAAATTTCACTCACGGATATCCAGCTCAATATAAATAAGCACTGtgtaaaaattggcaacaaatgcCGAATTCTAATAAGGCTAAACtcaaaaatattaaagctagGATTGGCAATAAAGTGCAAATTCCAGAAAAGAAGCAACAAGTGATTATAAACCTAATAAGAATTAAACATACAGCGTTAAGTCACCAGCATCGCATAATAAAGGAGCTACCACCTGAATATTCCTACTGTGAATGTCCCATAACTGTCCAATATTATATTGCACTCATTATTGCTTCGAAAGGGTCATCAACAATATACCATAAGAACCAtttactacataaaattttatagttttatattattttttaatttgtaaattctTAACTAGTATATTTTTAGTAACTGTAATATGTTTAAAACCCGCTAATAACATTCAATGGTTTATGCAGCAATTCTAAATATgtctatattatttaaataacagTTGACCTTTAAAACGCAATAAGCTCTCATATATACAAAATGTGTTGTGATGGTGTAAAACATGTAACAACTAAAATAGTAGATTTATTcttcaaaacaataataaagaatTGTATACAAAATTTATGTCTTTATATATTTGGATACGTAGCATCAGTAGTAATACCACATTGATTGTTTTTATTTCTGCTCATCCATATATATCCATCCATTCCCCAGTCAGCTCCCCACGAGTTTTTCACGATCCAGTAATCTTGTCCCTTTTCGGTGCCATAGCCTACAATAAGTACCCCATGATTCAAATAACTGAAGTCGCTATGGCATGATGAGTCATCGAGTATtcctaaaataattttataaagttaaatttttaatatatatcatcatcatcatcatgtgcagctttatcaaccgtttccaattacggtgcagcctcccttatttcaatgatTCATAAGGAGTCGCGAGGCATACCTTACCACGCTGCCTCAGGTCGGGTTGGTAAGGGGCAAGTGTTGTCGTACAATGGCTTTTGCCAGTAACCATtgagttatattatattaattagatTTATAGTTCCATCGTTGATTAAAATCAGTTTCCCAGACATCGAGGGGAGCATTAtctaaaaaattgaatgtttcacatttttcatcaaaattatcatcattgttgttgtattttggatcaaaagtcgtattatttataaaaactgcaacaaaatgagattttctgttgctattttatccatttacttaaccaaatttcaaattttaatatatatgagatcttaacggaatttttcatatattgtcattttgacagttttgttatataaataattaactggatgcattttcataaaaaaggtactttggggtaccgtaaacaAACCCACAAACTGACACATATACAAAACGTGATTAAAATGTTCATAAGTAATTGTCAAAAACACTATAATCCCGGTTCTTATCTTACCGTTGATAATTAGTGTCATTGTGTGATATGTTTTCGACGTGGGAATAATTTCGTCTTCATTTAAATCAGTTGTattggaaataaattatttaaacagattAGCAATAAAGTTTGTTGCACTACTAATTTCTACATCTGACTGCATCCAATTATGTGGTAACATCTTTTTGTAAATCTTTACAGAAATATCCAATTTATTCAGATCTTCTTCAGCTTGCTATTATTCATGATCTATTAAATAATGAAAAgtgattttctgttgctattttgttcatttttacctTAAAATTTGGATATTTATAAGATCTTAACGGAAAATTTTGATATACAAACTAAATGTCACaatgacatatatatataaatttttaatatatatatatatatatatatatatatatatatatatatatatatatatatataatagttaatataaaattagtttttcttgggtttatgttcaataaattatattacatgtgaaactagattttatttttcatagaaatcaacgtttcggcaggaaacccttgcctttgtcaagatatAAAActtaaaacgggacactgacattaatgaagtgACAAAATTACGTTTTGAATCTTAACAAAAGCAAAGGTTTCCTCCCGAAACGTAGATTTCTATAgcaaataaaatctagttccatatgtaatataatttattgaaactaaacccaagaaaaactaattttatattaaatatattttcaagaaactcaaaaatataatatataatagtttATACCTGAGTCATACAATTGGAAATTAAAACTGGCGTCAATAGCCACTGATATAGGCCCTTTTACTACAACTGCATTTTTAAGGTCATCTTCGTCGTTCTTCTTAATATAAGTAAAGTTGCTTATCTTGGCAGCTACTTTTGAGCTATCGAATCTACATTTATCGTCAATGCCTTCATAAGGATAGTCCTTTTCGGACATTATTCCTCCAGCTGTTTCAATGTATTCTAGAGCCATGTCCATATAACCACCTGCACATCCATTACAATTATTTTTTGCGCAATCTACTAAATTTTGTTCACTTAAAGATACCAGTTTTCCCGTTTTAAGAAAATGAGCTCCTTCTACTGTTCCTGTCTAAAAAACCAAAGGTAAAATATcagtaataataacaaatattatttatagataaaagtatatacaatatacaacaaAAAGTATGATATAAACTCACGCACAAAACGCATGTGGaacagatagtaaaaatttacTCGTATATTCAAGACATTGATCAGGTACAAACTCGGTTAGACTTCTATTACGTAAGATTCCGCAGAAGCGAACTATATTAGATGCATATTATAAAAATCTCTGAAAGTTTGCTTAGAATTTCAAAagaattatttttcattaagaaATGCAGCCTCAATACAAGTAAATCTCATAAAATCTGTTAACCACTATGTGAATACAGCCTACTGTAGAGATATTTTTTGACCATTCTTTCAATAGATACCTCAATCAACTTCAGGTCAAATTTCCACACACTTACTCTTTATCATATATCAAACTTGTACTGTTTCCCTTCCATCTATTAATACCAAATTGTCTATATATACAAAAAGGATTATTAATAATCTAAAGCTATATAACCATATATCCTACAAAATCTCCAGACATACAGTAACATTGATTTTATATACCTATACCGATGCCTCAAAAACTAAAGAGCAAGTTGGGGCATTATTTATTTcgaatcaaacaaaaatactaatTATACTGCTGAAATCTGCATCTGTTTATACAAACGAGTTAACTGGTATCCTTAACGCAATAAATTTTGTAGTAGAAAATAATAATTGGCTtcattagacacctaagatcagataacgtcgcaagaaagacaaaatgccaaatatataaaaccctaataagaccggtactcacatatggctcagaaacctggacacttactaaaagagaggaaacgttgttagccaccttcgaaagaaaaatcttgcgacacatatataagggcacgaaagaaaacggaatatggcgaagacgatacaactctgaactatacaaaatataccaggatccggatattataacattcatcaaaatattacggctgcgttggataggacatgtagaaagaatggaagaaggcgaaataccaaacaaaatattcaaacagatgccagtaggaaaaagaacaagaggaagaccgaaactgagatacttagaacaaatagaaaatgatataacaaccttaaaagtaaaaaactggagaaaaaaagcaccaaacagatcggaatggagaagaatcctagaacaggccaagacccaaaaagggttgtcgagccagtgatgatgatgacgaagaaaataatattaaaaaccctgTTATTATTACGGATTGCCTTTTTCTGTCACTGCCTTAAATggcaatatatttttattatccaAGTCTACTATTTATCAAATCATCATTAAACCAATTGcaaattaaaaacataaataataactTTGCATGAGTTCCTTCACATATCAGATAGTGCTAGGACAGATGTGGTACAGACTGagaaatttcatgtgaaagtaagATTGCACTAAGGCTCGGAACTTTGTCcttattaattttcattaatgttgaattaaaattaagtaaaatttcgGTATTACAGATTAATGGGAAAATTTATGTGTTAAAGTAGTAGAATTAGTTTCGAATGAATGTAGTAGACGGAAGCAAGTGGTGCATTATGTGATAGAAAAGTTCCAATGAAGCTGAAGGGAAATTTTTATACTACAAAATGCTTAAATGGATGAGTGAAGTGAcgaaaaaggataaaattaaggaTGATTATTTTAGTGAAAGTCTATAAGTGGCACCAATTAGTACCAAAATAAGAGATAATAGGTTAAAATAGTGTGGGCATGTTGCTGATCTGATGTTTCCTGGGAGCAATAGAAGAGGATGACCTAAGAAGATCTGTGGGATATGCCGGTATGACCAACTATAGAAACTTATGAAGAAATAGAAATACAagcaaagataatgatgatgatttaagAACTTAATATATTTTTGGCAGATTAAGTGTAATCAGCCAACATCTAACAATGAAACGTTAAACAGTTGATactatcggtgaaatcattaccaAAAGAGTAATTACATCAATCATTTCATCTCTTCTGGGAATCGCCGTCACCTGTAAAGCCTTGTTCGGATGTATATCAAACGGCAGTGCCACGTATGTGATGTTATGCTCAGTGTTTGCCATATTCTACTAGAATATCCTCTCTACAGCGTTGATAGACTTTAATGTAAATTGAAAGACAAATTACAAGTACTATTAAATGACGAAACTACTATAAAAAATTTGTCGTCATACTTAAATTCTATAAATATAGTACCTAATTCAATTTTAAAAGGTTAAATTTTACCACCTCTTTGACCCTTTCAGGTTAGGGcataacaaataaaaaagttatgatATTAAACAATgtaataaacttaatattaactCTAATGGAATAAAACTCATGTCATGAGTCTTTGAGTATGAAATTTGTCTATTTAcgaaaaattttatatacaaaagCAGCAAATAAAAAGGCAAATTGGGTAGATTTGGCAAATTGGACTGGCCGAACTAAATGCAGATATCGAGTGGCAATAGAATGGCAATAGAGTGGAATGTATATaaaataacacaatatattaaaaaaaaactttaaaaaatataaaatgaattaCTTGGATCATTGTCTATAAAATAGAGTTCCTTTGAAATAACACTGGACCCACAGTTTTACaaacacaaaacatttttaactacaCGCGCTGGCGTATTTTGTACGCCAGATATAATAATTCTACtgcaaaaatatattttcaaatttaaacACCGATACTGGTTATCTATCTAACCTATCATTCGAACGTGCTTTACAACTGGTTTTAGTTTCGTTAGAATCGGCGTTTTGAGAGGATCGTAATTacctgttttttatttgttgttcCTGATGGTGTACAAAATACGCCATGCATGTAGTAATGCAAGTACATCTTTTGATTGTTTTTAAGTTATTATGgcacaaaatatatttttctttataaacaatatttttcccatgtagataaaattagtaattttatttGTCAGAGATCAGATTCCAGTTAGAAATGCCAATCGACTTACTAATAACAAACTCCAAGCCTTCGCTGATGCATTATTTCGAGAAAAAGGCGAAGAAGTAATTGGGGGAAATCCTGATACTTCGGACGAAGAAGTTATTTTTAACGAAGGACCCTGTTCTAATTCGAATGGATATTCAAGTGAAACTTCTAGCGAAAATGAATAAGGCAAGGATAAAACAAAATGGTATAAGTATTCTTTGAAAAGTAAGTTTAGTAAAACTTACAAAACGAATATTGTAAAAGTACTTCCTGTAACTCCTTGTAAAAAAGATGCGTCCGAATTACAATCGCGAAAGAGTCACACACATGTTTTGGAATTGTGGACAACTGATGGAACGGGCTCAGAAATTTCCAGAGCTTGTATGGGCTGCAAccaatttttatttctcttatgaGCTCTTAGGTTCGAAAACAAAGATACAAGAGCTCAAAAAAAATACTGACAAACTTGCCCCTATACGATTTATGCTGGACCCCTTTTCCGACAATTGTTATAACAGCTACACATTGGGTGAACATCTGACAATTGACTAAATGCTAATTCCTCTTTGAGGGAGATGCAGCTTTTTACTACTTCTTCTTAATGTGCCTATCCGTTCTTTAATCAAGATGTTCtacttcttcctggacctcgttttccaaatatttttccttgcacgATGGCTTGAAgtagagcatatctggattcatttcgcataatatgtctgaagaactgtaactttcgagatttgatggtggtcagtacctctcggttcttattcattcttttgAGGGCCTCCTCATTTGTAGCTTGGTCAGTCCACGAGATCTTAAGCATTcttcgatatagccacatctcaaatgcttccagttttctgcacatatcttcgttcaaggtccatgaTTCAACACCagaaaaaaggacagagaagacgtagcatcgcagcgttcttacttttgtatcaagtgagaggttgtgactcttgaagaattCCCCATCCGATTAAAGGTGGATCTAGCCTTTCTGATGCATGCTCTAATCTGCTGGTTGTTggcccattcttcatttattatggtgccgaagtagttgtagtgcgtcactctttctacaggggattggttgacgtagagttgaccttctgttatcctttttttgctaattatcataagctttgtctgcTTAACGTTAATATTGAGTTTATATTCTTGACTGTattacgtgattttgttcataagaacttgtaggtcttctgtAGGTTCTTCTGTAGGTCCGCAAATCCTATGGTGTCATCTGAATATCTGATGTAGTTTAACCGGTAATCGTTTAGTAGAATActtttttcagtttcgtgcaaagcttcgataaatattctttcagaatacagattgaagattagaggagacaaaatacagccttgcctcattccacgcatgattttcacatagtcagtgtgttcaccttcaactctgagatttgcagCTTTTTACAGTATATCCCAAATAAGCCAGAAAATATGGGATAAAAGCATTGATATTGTGTGACTCACAAACATTTTATGTGAGCGG from the Diabrotica undecimpunctata isolate CICGRU chromosome 1, icDiaUnde3, whole genome shotgun sequence genome contains:
- the LOC140447497 gene encoding cathepsin L-like, which gives rise to MKVLIFVLMVTAAVQGLTDKEEWVQFKVKHAKSYGNFIEEQKRFTIFQENLIKIKNHNDKYHHGLSTFKLGVTKFSDLTEKEFTDMLGLNKINKPTRARVTHSLTPLKDLPSMFDWREKGAVTEVKNQGSCGSCWSFSTTGTVEGAHFLKTGKLVSLSEQNLVDCAKNNCNGCAGGYMDMALEYIETAGGIMSEKDYPYEGIDDKCRFDSSKVAAKISNFTYIKKNDEDDLKNAVVVKGPISVAIDASFNFQLYDSGILDDSSCHSDFSYLNHGVLIVGYGTEKGQDYWIVKNSWGADWGMDGYIWMSRNKNNQCGITTDATYPNI